The following proteins come from a genomic window of Streptomyces liliiviolaceus:
- a CDS encoding glutathione peroxidase produces the protein MTTDNASASSAASGASALDVDIDALQGGSADLGQYKGRAVLIVNVASKCGLTPQYAGLERLQERYAAQGFTVLGVPCNQFMGQEPGSSEEIAEFCSATYGVTFPMTEKVDVNGDARHTLYQRLTGFADGEGHSGDIRWNFEKFLIGRDGAVVARFSPQTEPESAEVVSAVEAHIG, from the coding sequence ATGACTACTGACAACGCCTCCGCCTCCTCCGCCGCTTCCGGCGCCTCCGCTCTCGACGTCGACATCGATGCGCTGCAGGGCGGTTCCGCGGATCTCGGCCAGTACAAGGGCCGGGCCGTGCTCATCGTCAACGTGGCGTCCAAGTGCGGCCTCACCCCGCAGTACGCGGGTCTGGAGCGGCTGCAGGAGCGGTACGCGGCGCAGGGCTTCACCGTGCTCGGGGTGCCGTGCAACCAGTTCATGGGCCAGGAGCCCGGCTCGTCCGAGGAGATCGCGGAGTTCTGCTCGGCGACGTACGGCGTGACCTTCCCGATGACCGAGAAGGTCGACGTCAACGGGGACGCCCGGCACACCCTCTACCAGCGGCTCACCGGCTTCGCGGACGGCGAGGGGCACAGCGGCGACATCCGCTGGAACTTCGAGAAGTTCCTGATCGGCCGGGACGGCGCGGTCGTCGCCCGCTTCTCGCCGCAGACCGAGCCGGAGTCCGCGGAGGTCGTGTCCGCGGTCGAGGCCCACATCGGCTGA
- a CDS encoding sodium:solute symporter family protein: protein MNGLDWAVLIGYFGVMVAIGVWSHKRVDNVSDFFTAGGKMPWWLSGISHHMSGYSAVMFTGYAAIAYTYGVTSYVTWSFPIAIGIAIGAKLFAPRLNRVRSRLHVSSPLEYLKNRYNLPTQQALAWSGVLLKIVDVGAKWAAIATLLSVFTGVSLNTGIMITGAVTAIYCTVGGLWADALTELGQFVIQFIAGVAMLVAVMAELNGFSTLWSVWDEPALDGHTKPLAGPYMMVFLIAYLFIKTFEYNGGMWNQAQRYMATDSARSATRSGILSASLWLIWPLVLFFPMWVAPLIIKTDVPADSYALMAEHLLPHGLLGLVIVGFFSHTMAMCSSDANAIAAVVTRDIMPAVSRKAREWDTRMGLLAARWATLLFLGLSMAIATQVNSAFFGDIITVVIKWVAGLMGPIAIPLMLGLLPWFRKSGPTAALISWAVGLVTFWLVNYPISWNVDGGVPLQYQVSIPLAVSLVLYVLIGFVKPEDTPERDALIAKINSDDGGSTAAAVPAPAGPADDVVGAPAKD, encoded by the coding sequence ATGAACGGTCTCGACTGGGCCGTGCTCATCGGCTACTTCGGCGTGATGGTCGCGATCGGTGTCTGGTCCCACAAACGGGTCGACAACGTCAGCGACTTCTTCACGGCCGGCGGCAAGATGCCGTGGTGGCTGTCGGGCATCTCGCACCACATGTCCGGCTACAGCGCGGTCATGTTCACGGGGTACGCGGCCATCGCCTACACGTACGGCGTCACTTCCTATGTCACCTGGTCCTTCCCGATCGCCATCGGCATCGCGATCGGCGCGAAGCTGTTCGCGCCCCGGCTCAACCGGGTGCGCTCACGACTGCACGTGTCCTCGCCCCTGGAATACCTGAAGAACCGCTACAACCTGCCCACCCAGCAGGCGCTCGCCTGGTCCGGCGTCCTGCTGAAGATCGTGGACGTGGGCGCCAAGTGGGCCGCCATCGCGACCCTGCTGTCCGTCTTCACCGGCGTCTCGCTCAACACCGGCATCATGATCACCGGCGCGGTGACCGCGATCTACTGCACGGTCGGCGGCCTCTGGGCGGACGCGCTGACCGAACTCGGCCAGTTCGTCATCCAGTTCATCGCCGGTGTCGCGATGCTCGTCGCCGTCATGGCCGAGCTGAACGGCTTCAGCACCCTGTGGAGCGTCTGGGACGAGCCCGCCCTCGACGGCCACACCAAGCCGCTGGCCGGCCCGTACATGATGGTCTTCCTGATCGCGTATCTGTTCATCAAGACCTTCGAGTACAACGGCGGCATGTGGAACCAGGCCCAGCGCTACATGGCCACGGACTCCGCGCGGTCCGCCACCCGCTCGGGCATCCTGTCCGCCTCGCTCTGGCTGATCTGGCCGCTGGTGCTGTTCTTCCCCATGTGGGTCGCGCCGCTGATCATCAAGACCGACGTACCGGCCGATTCGTACGCGCTGATGGCCGAACACCTGCTGCCCCACGGCCTGTTGGGGCTGGTCATCGTCGGGTTCTTCTCCCACACGATGGCGATGTGCTCCTCGGACGCCAACGCCATCGCGGCCGTCGTCACCCGCGACATCATGCCCGCGGTCTCCCGCAAGGCCCGCGAGTGGGACACCCGGATGGGGCTGCTGGCCGCGCGCTGGGCCACGCTGCTCTTCCTCGGTCTGTCGATGGCCATCGCCACCCAGGTCAACTCCGCCTTCTTCGGCGACATCATCACCGTCGTCATCAAGTGGGTGGCCGGCCTGATGGGCCCGATCGCGATCCCGCTGATGCTGGGCCTGCTCCCGTGGTTCCGCAAGAGCGGCCCGACCGCCGCCCTGATCAGCTGGGCCGTCGGCCTCGTCACCTTCTGGCTGGTCAACTACCCGATCAGCTGGAACGTCGACGGCGGGGTCCCGCTCCAGTACCAGGTGTCGATCCCGCTCGCGGTGTCGCTCGTCCTCTACGTCCTCATCGGATTCGTGAAGCCCGAGGACACCCCGGAACGGGACGCGCTCATCGCGAAGATCAACAGCGACGACGGCGGATCCACCGCCGCGGCGGTACCGGCCCCGGCCGGCCCGGCGGACGACGTGGTGGGCGCACCGGCCAAGGACTGA
- a CDS encoding D-alanyl-D-alanine carboxypeptidase, whose protein sequence is MAGESPDRSKQHESSAEPTSGSKVPVPDPRLAVAREAVTAAARVDTATAVFSTKRAAEAARSASAGSADAEEAAEPAAGSSLGSDGSAEPESSAEGAGKGAGGGDARLRSAVAAWAATADEEAPEGAPADSAAPGAGSAAPGAGSAAPGAEGGAGRRAGGGDADARADGDVDTGVGSGEVGSGAGSGSGQDADSDSAVGSDADSGAAGSDAGADAAAGSDSDSGLEDSATEDAPAVAAGAAADSAARDAAKPQPKGADESAAEAAGEAKSGSEGAAQADAPAERAVPQADASPSGGTSASGESAGSAAADGSADGTKADAKAAPTVGSKADAKADAKADAKADAKADVQRMADGPEAEAPAAKPPLGAAPAADAGSASESDSGPDADSAAKPESGAKPDTPAKPDSVGKPGPAAKSDSATDAGPAAPSAKPDSTSDEGKPEPAVDQATAIFKRPPAVDQPTTMLKLGGGKPDAGPGKATEMGKDAEPGKGAESDKGAAPKTDGKSAAESGAEAAAASKAEAPPERTSKFVALKPLDEPAPPKARPAVPPPGPSVSPSSAPAGAAPQAGPERTTQQPLPPRPPLDLLAELTNTPPPRQTPVRTIVRRVKIWTPLVLLLAVVFAVVQAVRPLPSPTLALTADETYAFEGNKVSLPWPEEGQGWMDVNGIGTVDSFGEQKPVAIGSVAKAMTAYVILKEHPLKAGADGAKIPVDKKAETEGGFDAQGESTLNTVKKGDTLTEKDAIAAIMIPSANNIARLLARWDAGSEAKFVEKMNAAAKDLGMKNTKYTDPSGLKETTVSTAEDQVKLGNELVDIKALVDITKLPTWVDPSGKKWDNYNRLVPYNNAIGIKTGSTTKAGGNLLFAATQEVGGENVIVVGAVLGQHTPPIIDTVNAVSKEAMIAAQEALTSQKILKKGDVVGYVDDGLGGRTPVVATKDVSAVGWAGQTVKLKLDEGDIPHEAKAGTKVGSLSVGDGTGDAVEVPVALQSDLSEPGFGAKLTRVA, encoded by the coding sequence GTGGCGGGCGAGTCCCCCGACAGGTCGAAGCAGCACGAGTCGTCGGCAGAACCGACGTCGGGGAGCAAGGTTCCGGTTCCGGATCCGCGGCTGGCGGTCGCGCGGGAGGCCGTGACGGCGGCTGCCCGGGTGGACACGGCGACGGCGGTGTTCTCGACGAAGCGCGCCGCGGAGGCGGCGCGCTCGGCGTCCGCGGGTTCCGCGGACGCGGAGGAGGCTGCGGAGCCGGCTGCCGGGAGTTCCCTGGGGAGTGACGGTTCTGCGGAGCCGGAGAGTTCCGCGGAGGGCGCCGGGAAGGGCGCCGGAGGCGGCGACGCGCGCCTCCGGTCCGCCGTGGCGGCCTGGGCCGCCACGGCGGACGAGGAGGCGCCTGAGGGCGCTCCTGCGGATTCGGCTGCGCCGGGCGCGGGATCGGCTGCGCCGGGCGCGGGATCGGCTGCGCCGGGCGCGGAAGGGGGCGCGGGGCGGCGCGCGGGTGGCGGTGACGCCGACGCCCGCGCCGACGGTGACGTCGACACCGGTGTCGGCTCTGGCGAAGTGGGCTCGGGCGCCGGCTCTGGCTCCGGCCAGGATGCCGACTCCGACTCCGCTGTCGGCTCCGACGCCGACTCTGGGGCAGCGGGCTCGGACGCCGGTGCGGATGCGGCAGCGGGCTCGGACTCGGACTCCGGGCTGGAGGATTCCGCGACTGAGGATGCACCGGCCGTGGCAGCCGGTGCTGCTGCCGACAGCGCCGCGCGGGACGCGGCGAAGCCGCAGCCGAAGGGCGCGGACGAGAGCGCGGCCGAGGCCGCTGGCGAGGCGAAGAGCGGGTCGGAGGGCGCCGCTCAGGCGGACGCACCGGCCGAGCGCGCTGTGCCGCAGGCCGACGCCTCGCCGAGCGGCGGAACCTCTGCCTCCGGTGAGAGCGCGGGGAGCGCCGCGGCCGACGGGAGCGCCGACGGTACGAAGGCGGATGCGAAGGCCGCCCCGACGGTCGGCTCGAAAGCCGATGCCAAGGCCGATGCCAAGGCCGATGCGAAGGCCGATGCGAAGGCCGATGTGCAGCGCATGGCGGACGGCCCGGAGGCGGAAGCCCCCGCGGCGAAGCCGCCCCTGGGTGCGGCTCCCGCCGCGGACGCGGGCTCCGCGTCGGAGTCTGACTCCGGTCCCGACGCGGACTCCGCGGCGAAGCCGGAGTCCGGCGCGAAGCCGGATACCCCGGCGAAGCCGGACTCCGTCGGGAAGCCGGGCCCCGCGGCGAAGTCGGACTCCGCCACCGACGCGGGTCCCGCTGCTCCCAGCGCGAAGCCGGACTCCACGTCCGACGAGGGCAAGCCCGAGCCCGCGGTCGACCAGGCCACCGCGATCTTCAAGCGGCCTCCGGCGGTGGATCAGCCCACGACCATGCTCAAGCTGGGCGGCGGCAAGCCGGACGCCGGACCGGGCAAGGCGACCGAGATGGGCAAGGATGCCGAGCCCGGCAAGGGTGCCGAGTCGGACAAGGGCGCCGCCCCGAAGACCGATGGCAAGTCGGCCGCCGAGTCCGGGGCCGAAGCGGCGGCGGCGTCCAAGGCCGAGGCCCCGCCCGAGCGCACCAGCAAGTTCGTCGCGCTCAAGCCGCTCGACGAGCCCGCCCCGCCGAAGGCGAGGCCCGCCGTCCCGCCGCCGGGACCGTCCGTCTCGCCCTCGTCGGCCCCGGCCGGGGCCGCCCCGCAGGCCGGCCCCGAGCGGACGACCCAGCAGCCCCTCCCGCCGAGGCCCCCGCTGGACCTGCTGGCGGAGCTGACGAACACCCCGCCGCCCCGCCAGACCCCGGTCCGGACCATCGTGCGCCGGGTCAAGATCTGGACACCGCTGGTGCTCCTGCTGGCCGTGGTGTTTGCAGTCGTACAGGCCGTACGCCCGCTGCCGTCCCCCACCCTCGCGCTGACCGCGGACGAGACCTACGCCTTCGAGGGCAACAAGGTCTCCCTGCCGTGGCCCGAGGAGGGCCAGGGCTGGATGGACGTCAACGGCATCGGCACGGTCGACTCGTTCGGGGAGCAGAAGCCCGTCGCGATCGGCTCGGTCGCCAAGGCCATGACGGCGTACGTGATCCTCAAGGAGCACCCGCTGAAGGCCGGCGCGGACGGCGCGAAGATCCCCGTCGACAAGAAAGCGGAGACGGAGGGCGGCTTCGACGCGCAGGGCGAGTCGACGCTCAACACCGTCAAGAAGGGCGACACCCTCACCGAGAAGGACGCCATCGCGGCCATCATGATCCCCTCCGCGAACAACATCGCGCGGTTGCTGGCGCGTTGGGACGCGGGTTCCGAGGCGAAGTTCGTCGAGAAGATGAACGCCGCCGCCAAGGACCTGGGGATGAAGAACACGAAGTACACCGACCCCTCGGGCCTGAAGGAGACCACCGTCTCCACCGCCGAGGACCAGGTGAAGCTCGGCAACGAGCTGGTGGACATCAAGGCCCTGGTCGACATCACCAAGCTGCCGACCTGGGTGGACCCGTCCGGCAAGAAGTGGGACAACTACAACCGCCTCGTGCCGTACAACAACGCCATCGGCATCAAGACCGGCTCCACCACCAAGGCCGGCGGCAACCTGCTCTTCGCCGCCACCCAGGAGGTCGGCGGTGAGAACGTCATCGTCGTCGGCGCGGTCCTCGGCCAGCACACGCCGCCGATCATCGACACGGTCAACGCGGTCAGCAAGGAGGCGATGATCGCCGCCCAGGAGGCGCTGACCTCGCAGAAGATCCTCAAGAAGGGTGACGTCGTCGGGTACGTGGACGACGGGCTCGGTGGTCGGACGCCGGTCGTCGCCACGAAGGACGTCTCCGCGGTGGGCTGGGCCGGACAGACGGTCAAGCTGAAGCTGGACGAGGGAGACATCCCGCACGAGGCGAAGGCGGGAACCAAGGTCGGCTCGCTCAGCGTCGGTGACGGTACGGGCGACGCGGTCGAGGTTCCGGTCGCGCTCCAGTCGGATCTCAGCGAACCGGGATTCGGCGCCAAGCTGACCCGGGTCGCCTGA
- a CDS encoding GOLPH3/VPS74 family protein — protein MGRSRRTLPEELLLLALDPTTGTTAQPQSLDLGLAGAQLVELALAGRIAPDGDRIAVVAPRPTGDPTLDCALELLRRRGAPVRAVNWIGGPRLGLRQTYLSHLERCGMVHAVAGQMCGVLPTTRYQATDTEISREIRARLDSAIRTGVPPDPRTAALAALAHAVGLGKHLYPGNEGRSSRSRLRDLIRHDPMGGLVAHAVMDVQNGVAAQPRRSPAPTGRQAAPGARPAPEPARGVPMQPHRSSMARAVAH, from the coding sequence ATGGGCAGGAGCCGCAGAACACTTCCGGAGGAGCTTCTGCTGCTGGCGTTGGACCCGACCACGGGTACCACCGCACAGCCGCAGTCGCTCGACCTCGGTCTGGCCGGAGCACAGCTAGTGGAGCTGGCGCTGGCCGGACGGATAGCCCCAGACGGGGATCGTATCGCCGTGGTGGCACCACGGCCGACCGGAGATCCGACCTTGGACTGTGCGCTGGAACTACTCCGCAGGCGGGGTGCTCCAGTACGCGCTGTGAACTGGATCGGCGGGCCCCGACTGGGGTTGCGCCAGACATATCTCTCGCATCTGGAGCGATGCGGCATGGTTCATGCCGTGGCGGGCCAGATGTGCGGGGTGCTTCCGACGACTCGCTACCAAGCGACGGACACGGAGATCAGCCGGGAGATCAGGGCCCGGCTGGACAGCGCGATCCGCACCGGCGTCCCGCCGGACCCGCGGACCGCCGCTCTGGCCGCACTGGCGCATGCCGTGGGCCTGGGCAAGCACCTCTACCCGGGGAACGAAGGGCGTTCGTCGCGCTCCCGACTCCGGGATCTGATCAGGCACGACCCCATGGGCGGACTCGTGGCGCACGCCGTGATGGACGTCCAGAACGGAGTGGCCGCACAGCCACGCCGCAGCCCGGCACCGACCGGCCGTCAGGCCGCCCCCGGAGCCAGGCCCGCACCGGAGCCCGCCAGGGGCGTCCCGATGCAACCGCACCGCAGTTCGATGGCACGCGCCGTGGCCCACTGA
- a CDS encoding helix-turn-helix domain-containing protein, with the protein MASNVNPTVRRRRLGQELRRLRELKGMTAEEVAERLLVSQSKISRLENGRRSISQRDVRDLCGVYEVEDVRIVDSLMQMAKDSRQQGWWHSFGDIPYSVYIGLETDAASLRVYDPLVVPGLLQTRPYAEALIQGALPEAAAGDIDKRVQVRLRRQERISDLENPLRLWAVLDEAALRRTVGNKQVMIEQLEHLVEMSHVPHVTVQVIPFAMGAHPGVSGQYAILEFPDAADSSVVYIEGVTSDLYLEKANDVQKYSVMYEHLRAQALNADQSREFIADVAKDYAH; encoded by the coding sequence GTGGCGTCCAACGTCAATCCCACCGTCAGGCGTCGCCGGTTGGGCCAGGAGCTGCGAAGGCTCCGGGAGCTCAAGGGCATGACGGCCGAAGAGGTGGCCGAGCGGCTGCTCGTCTCGCAGTCGAAGATCAGCCGTCTGGAGAACGGGCGGCGCAGTATCAGCCAGCGCGATGTCCGCGACCTGTGCGGGGTGTACGAGGTCGAGGACGTCCGGATCGTCGATTCGCTGATGCAGATGGCCAAGGACTCGCGCCAGCAGGGCTGGTGGCACTCCTTCGGCGACATCCCGTACAGCGTCTACATCGGCCTGGAGACCGACGCGGCGAGCCTGCGCGTGTACGACCCGCTGGTCGTACCGGGGTTGCTGCAGACCCGTCCGTACGCCGAGGCGCTGATCCAGGGCGCGCTCCCGGAGGCGGCGGCCGGCGACATCGACAAGCGCGTACAGGTGCGGCTGCGGCGACAGGAACGTATCTCCGACCTGGAGAACCCGCTGCGGCTGTGGGCCGTCCTCGACGAGGCGGCGCTGCGCAGGACCGTCGGCAACAAGCAGGTGATGATCGAGCAGTTGGAGCATCTCGTCGAGATGTCGCACGTGCCGCACGTGACGGTCCAGGTCATCCCGTTCGCGATGGGGGCCCATCCAGGGGTCAGCGGCCAGTACGCCATCCTCGAATTCCCCGACGCGGCCGACTCCAGCGTGGTCTACATCGAGGGCGTCACGAGCGATCTGTACCTGGAGAAGGCGAACGACGTCCAGAAGTACAGCGTCATGTACGAGCATCTGCGGGCGCAGGCGCTCAACGCCGACCAGTCGCGGGAGTTCATCGCGGACGTCGCGAAGGACTACGCACACTGA
- a CDS encoding DUF397 domain-containing protein translates to MAIKQGVTHTWTKSSYSQGNGACVEVKSPVTAAMAVRDSKVVEGPALAFPAESWNAFVAEVSRGTV, encoded by the coding sequence ATGGCAATCAAGCAAGGCGTCACGCACACGTGGACGAAGTCCTCGTACTCGCAGGGAAACGGCGCGTGCGTCGAGGTCAAGTCCCCCGTCACGGCGGCGATGGCCGTCCGCGACTCGAAGGTCGTCGAAGGGCCCGCGCTGGCCTTCCCGGCGGAGTCCTGGAACGCGTTCGTGGCAGAAGTGAGCCGGGGCACCGTCTGA
- a CDS encoding MFS transporter: MATAEPTHADDAEPGREAGPRISVRTRHVEPPDNVAGPPPGTVEIPGMTESPETAGSPGGATEPSPDATESSGATETPGAEDVPDTAASPTDPGRDSAPGPAPAADPTPEADPKPDLKPDLKPAPGADPADDTDTSPADGADAGPRGREDTRLHRFLRHPAILATALSGVLHIIWFFTFANSGGDLAAQDAWAEFVGRNPGSAYNLAWYGGMHPVSYSVVSPYLMAVLGVRTTMMVAGTLSAGLLMLVLMRSRAVRNPVAAAAAGVFALLCNAISGRVTFGLGMVFALGAAAVVFCWPYRWRYKRWAKALCAAPLAAAATAASPVAGLFVGFVAVALFLQKRRPGAWALGLAPAAVVGVSAWMFPFSGTQPMMFGSVLLPFATAACAFLLVPKEWKTVRITSAVYGLAVVLVWLINSQIGSNISRLPMLLGGVTLIAALPFTVPRSRKWYAILLAFVTVNGWIAFKAVDDIVHTTPAASWARELAPLVNQLQVAGAEKGRVEVVPARSHREASALAPYVNLARGWNRQADMERNPLFYDDTLNSANYHEWLQRWAVHYVVLPKGEPDGDGGERERELVQRGMPYLKQVWGDANWQLFEVTDPMPMADPPAVVDRAEQGELTLEVKRAGRVLIRIPYSPWLGLVDAEGKSVKPPQETEESKQREDGAPKTYDNVNGCLMETEEDAQGDQWTELLAPRAGTYRLAAPYQLPRGTGCPEELREEVRGSEE, from the coding sequence GTGGCGACAGCGGAGCCGACGCATGCCGACGACGCCGAGCCGGGCCGAGAGGCCGGCCCGCGAATAAGCGTGCGCACGCGGCACGTCGAGCCCCCCGACAACGTGGCAGGACCGCCACCGGGCACGGTGGAGATCCCCGGCATGACGGAGAGCCCCGAAACGGCCGGGAGCCCCGGCGGCGCGACCGAACCGTCACCTGACGCGACGGAGAGCTCCGGCGCGACGGAGACCCCCGGCGCGGAGGACGTCCCCGACACGGCGGCGAGCCCCACCGACCCCGGGCGTGACAGCGCCCCCGGACCCGCTCCTGCCGCCGATCCGACCCCCGAAGCCGACCCCAAACCGGACCTCAAGCCGGACCTCAAGCCGGCCCCCGGCGCCGACCCGGCCGACGACACCGACACGAGCCCGGCCGACGGCGCCGACGCGGGCCCCCGTGGCCGCGAAGACACCCGACTGCACCGCTTCCTCCGGCACCCCGCGATCCTCGCCACGGCCCTCTCCGGTGTGCTCCACATCATCTGGTTCTTCACGTTCGCGAACAGTGGGGGCGACCTCGCGGCGCAGGACGCGTGGGCGGAGTTCGTGGGGCGGAACCCCGGGTCCGCGTACAACCTCGCCTGGTACGGCGGCATGCACCCCGTGTCGTACAGCGTGGTGTCCCCGTATCTGATGGCCGTGCTCGGTGTGCGGACGACGATGATGGTCGCGGGGACGCTCTCCGCCGGACTGCTCATGCTGGTGCTGATGCGCAGCCGGGCCGTCCGCAACCCCGTGGCCGCGGCGGCGGCCGGAGTGTTCGCGCTCCTGTGCAACGCGATCTCGGGCCGCGTGACCTTCGGCCTCGGCATGGTCTTCGCGCTCGGCGCCGCCGCCGTCGTCTTCTGCTGGCCGTACCGCTGGCGCTACAAGCGCTGGGCCAAGGCCCTGTGCGCCGCCCCGCTCGCCGCGGCGGCGACCGCCGCGTCCCCGGTGGCCGGCCTCTTCGTCGGCTTCGTCGCCGTCGCGCTGTTCCTCCAGAAGCGACGCCCGGGAGCGTGGGCGCTGGGCCTCGCGCCCGCCGCGGTCGTGGGCGTCTCGGCCTGGATGTTCCCGTTCTCCGGTACGCAGCCGATGATGTTCGGGTCGGTCCTGCTGCCGTTCGCGACCGCGGCCTGCGCCTTCCTCCTCGTCCCCAAGGAGTGGAAGACGGTCCGGATCACGTCGGCGGTGTACGGCCTGGCCGTCGTCCTCGTCTGGCTGATCAACTCGCAGATCGGCTCCAACATCAGCCGGCTGCCGATGCTGCTGGGCGGGGTCACGCTGATCGCCGCGCTGCCCTTCACGGTGCCGCGCTCACGCAAGTGGTACGCGATCCTGCTGGCCTTCGTGACGGTGAACGGCTGGATCGCCTTCAAGGCCGTCGACGACATCGTGCACACCACGCCCGCCGCGTCCTGGGCCCGCGAACTGGCCCCCCTCGTCAACCAGCTCCAGGTGGCCGGCGCCGAGAAGGGCCGTGTCGAGGTCGTACCGGCCCGCTCGCACCGCGAGGCGTCCGCCCTCGCCCCGTACGTCAACCTCGCCCGCGGCTGGAACCGGCAGGCGGACATGGAGCGCAACCCCCTCTTCTACGACGACACCCTCAACTCCGCGAACTACCACGAGTGGCTGCAGCGCTGGGCCGTCCACTACGTCGTCCTCCCCAAGGGCGAGCCCGACGGCGACGGCGGCGAGCGCGAGCGCGAACTGGTCCAGCGCGGGATGCCGTACCTGAAGCAGGTCTGGGGCGACGCCAACTGGCAGCTCTTCGAGGTCACCGACCCCATGCCGATGGCCGACCCGCCCGCGGTCGTCGACCGTGCCGAGCAGGGGGAGCTGACCCTGGAGGTGAAACGGGCGGGCCGCGTGCTCATCCGGATCCCGTACTCGCCGTGGCTCGGACTCGTCGACGCGGAGGGCAAGAGCGTGAAGCCCCCGCAGGAGACCGAGGAGTCCAAGCAGCGGGAGGACGGGGCGCCGAAGACGTACGACAACGTCAACGGCTGCCTGATGGAGACCGAGGAGGACGCCCAGGGCGATCAGTGGACGGAACTGCTGGCGCCCAGGGCCGGCACGTACCGTCTCGCGGCGCCCTACCAGCTGCCCCGGGGCACGGGATGCCCCGAGGAGCTGCGGGAAGAGGTCCGCGGCAGCGAGGAGTAG
- a CDS encoding ADP-ribosylglycohydrolase family protein, which produces MGATAGAVWGRAEQQDFRSRVRGTLLGTAVGDTLGSPVGGLSLERIRAAHGAEGLTDLTHGYGRRGAVSHLTQLTLFSIDGLIRAQVRRDTGAWHPPTDLHRAYLRWAATQRDWGPDERRKEDGWLAREEWLYARRDPARANLLGLGDETMGTLDAPKNPDQRGVEAATRSAPFGLLVGWEPQLVMQLAVECAAQTHGHPLSYLSAGAYAVVVHGLARGESLDTAVQRALQLLAPRPGQQKVAEALQRALGAVRQGMPSPQRVEDLAGEGTAEGLLSVAVYCALVGEDTRHGLCLSVNHGGPSGATGALTGGLLGALHGETALPPSWLAELEGRPTMLVLADDFAMEMTQGPALHGPAGSSPGWLARYPRAYAALSGTGATPVPAGLTARA; this is translated from the coding sequence GTGGGTGCGACAGCCGGTGCCGTCTGGGGCCGCGCCGAACAGCAGGATTTCCGCAGCCGGGTGCGCGGCACGCTCCTCGGCACGGCCGTGGGCGACACGCTCGGCTCCCCCGTGGGCGGCCTCTCGCTGGAACGGATCCGGGCGGCGCACGGCGCCGAGGGCCTGACCGATCTGACCCACGGGTACGGCAGACGCGGGGCCGTCTCCCATCTCACGCAGCTGACCCTGTTCTCCATCGACGGGCTGATAAGGGCCCAGGTCCGCCGGGACACCGGTGCCTGGCATCCGCCGACGGATCTGCACCGGGCGTATCTGCGCTGGGCCGCCACCCAGCGCGACTGGGGCCCGGACGAGCGGCGCAAGGAGGACGGCTGGCTGGCCCGCGAGGAGTGGCTGTACGCCCGCCGTGATCCCGCGCGCGCCAATCTGCTGGGCCTCGGCGACGAGACGATGGGCACCCTGGACGCGCCCAAGAACCCCGACCAGCGGGGCGTCGAGGCCGCGACCCGCTCCGCGCCCTTCGGGCTGCTCGTCGGCTGGGAGCCGCAGCTCGTCATGCAGCTCGCGGTGGAGTGCGCGGCGCAGACCCACGGCCATCCGCTCTCCTACCTGTCGGCGGGCGCGTACGCCGTCGTCGTGCACGGTCTCGCGCGCGGCGAGAGCCTCGACACGGCCGTCCAGCGGGCGTTGCAGCTGCTGGCGCCCCGCCCGGGGCAGCAGAAGGTGGCCGAGGCGCTGCAGCGGGCCCTGGGGGCCGTACGGCAGGGCATGCCGTCGCCGCAGCGGGTCGAGGATCTGGCCGGGGAGGGCACGGCCGAGGGGCTGCTCTCGGTGGCGGTGTACTGCGCGCTGGTCGGCGAGGACACCCGGCACGGGCTGTGCCTCTCGGTGAACCACGGCGGCCCCTCGGGTGCCACCGGCGCGCTGACCGGCGGGCTGCTCGGCGCCCTGCACGGCGAGACGGCCCTGCCGCCGTCCTGGCTGGCCGAGCTGGAGGGCCGCCCCACCATGCTCGTCCTCGCCGACGACTTCGCGATGGAGATGACCCAGGGCCCGGCCCTGCACGGCCCGGCGGGCTCGTCCCCGGGCTGGCTGGCCCGCTATCCCCGCGCCTACGCGGCCCTCTCCGGCACGGGCGCCACCCCGGTCCCGGCCGGCCTGACCGCCCGCGCCTGA